The following proteins are encoded in a genomic region of Lemur catta isolate mLemCat1 chromosome 10, mLemCat1.pri, whole genome shotgun sequence:
- the LOC123645919 gene encoding LOW QUALITY PROTEIN: GTP-binding protein Di-Ras2-like (The sequence of the model RefSeq protein was modified relative to this genomic sequence to represent the inferred CDS: inserted 1 base in 1 codon), with product MPEQSNDYRVAVFGAGGVGKSSLVLKFVKGTFRESYIPTVEDTYRQVISCDKSICTLQITDXTGSHQFPAMQRLSISKGHAFILVYSITSRQSLEELKPIYEQICEIKGDVESIPIMLVGNKCDESPSREVQSGEAEALARAWKCAFMETSAKLNHNVKELFQELLTLEKRRTVSLQVDGKKSKQQKRKEKLKGKCVVM from the exons ATGCCTGAACAGAGCAACGATTACCGGGTGGCCGTGTTTGGGGCAGGTGGTGTTGGCAAGAGCTCCCTGGTCCTGAAGTTTGTGAAAGGCACGTTCCGGGAAAGCTACATCCCCACGGTGGAAGACACCTACCGGCAGGTGATCAGCTGCGACAAGAGCATATGCACACTGCAGATCACCG AGACGGGCAGCCACCAGTTCCCGGCCATGCAGCGGCTGAGCATCTCCAAGGGGCACGCCTTCATCCTGGTGTACTCCATCACCAGCCGCCAGTCCCTGGAGGAGCTCAAGCCCATCTACGAGCAGATCTGCGAGATCAAAGGGGACGTGGAGAGCATCCCCATCATGCTGGTGGGGAACAAGTGTGACGAGAGCCCCAGCCGCGAGGTGCAGAGCGGCGAGGCGGAGGCCTTGGCCCGCGCGTGGAAGTGCGCCTTCATGGAGACCTCGGCCAAGCTCAACCACAACGTCAAGGAGCTTTTCCAGGAGCTGCTCACCCTGGAGAAGCGCAGGACCGTGAGCCTGCAGGTCGACGGGAAGAAGAGCAAGcagcagaagaggaaagagaagctcAAGGGCAAGTGCGTGGTCATGTGA